A window of the Helianthus annuus cultivar XRQ/B chromosome 4, HanXRQr2.0-SUNRISE, whole genome shotgun sequence genome harbors these coding sequences:
- the LOC110933775 gene encoding uncharacterized protein LOC110933775, whose protein sequence is MDPGLAAVLENMTRELKEIKAKEDKCEHCRGGHDTNACPLLVGEEQVDFVGGGQGRGQPIGFGNFNSGWRNSNNFANNNNFRSNGPPGFQIAQNPNRGQGSFFGGGSNGQFNKGFNGGKTVGNPRVEERVVEEEDEIVDEEIEMEAPGKVQTRLSLASTAQPGESQGEKMVEKTPVDVRPSPLVDHSSVLFPTRLCNQKYSREYGQCLDIFKQLKINLPFIEALQSMPKYAKFLKDLLRNKEKLRELSNVPLNGGCSAVVLNKLPEKLTDPSIFTIPCLFGSNTNTRALAELGASINLMPFSLYEKLDLGELSPTRMTLSLADRSVKYPRGIVENLLVNVDKFVFPADFVILDMEADERVPIILGRPFLRTAKALIDVHDGKITLRVGEESVTFEIERSMNHPSGSDDYSGPCHSVYFLNSFISCVDYCLEYFSGAGQVVGEKVEEELMRVDEVKEKGIPLVPEVLAVSEDTTQPPPLELKVLPSHLEYAFFGEASELPVIILSKLEEEEKLRLLEVLRANKEAIAWRLSDIKGISPSYCTHRILMEDDYKPVVQLQRRLNPNM, encoded by the exons ATGGACCCTGGTTTAGCCGCTGTTTTGGAAAACATGACTAGGGAGCTTAAAGAGATTAAGGCAAAGGAAGATAAGTGTGAGCATTGCCGAGGGGGTCACGATACAAATGCGTGTCCGTTGCTAGTTGGTGAGGAGCAAGTTGATTTTGTGGGAGGGGGTCAAGGTAGAGGTCAACCTATTGGGTTTGGTAATTTTAATTCGGGTTGGAGAAATAGTAATAATTTTGCTAATAATAACAATTTTCGCTCAAATGGACCTCCTGGttttcaaatagctcaaaatccaaATAGGGGTCAAGGTTCATTCTTTGGTGGGGGTTCAAATGGGCAGTTCAACAAAGGGTTCAATGG TGGCAAAACCGTAGGGAACCCTAGAGTTGAGGAGAGAGTAGTTGAGGAAGAGGATGAGATTGTAGATGAAGAGATAGAGATGGAGGCTCCCGGCAAAGTGCAAACGAGGCTAAGCCTAGCAAGTACCGCACAGCCCGGTGAGTCTCAAGGTGAGAAGATGGTAGAGAAAACACCCGTAGATGTTAGGCCTTCACCTCTAGTAGACCATTCGTCTGTCTTGTTTCCTACCCGTCTTTGCAACCAAAAATACTCAAGGGAATACGGGCAATGCTTAGATATCTTCAAGCAATTGAAGATTAATCTTCCTTTTATCGAGGCACTTCAGTCCATGCCTAAGTATGCTAAATTTTTAAAGGACCTTCTTAGGAACAAAGAGAAGTTAAGGGAGTTGTCTAATGTCCCGTTGAATGGAGGGTGCTCGGCAGTTGTTTTAAATAAGCTTCCCGAAAAGCTTACCGATCCCAGTATTTTTACTATTCCTTGTCTATTCGGTAGTAACACCAACACTAGAGCCTTAGCCGAGTTAGGTGCTAGCATCAATTTGATGCCCTTTTCTCTTTATGAGAAGCTAGACCTAGGAGAGCTTTCACCTACCCGAATGACACTATCCTTAGCCGATCGGTCCGTTAAATACCCTAGGGGCATAGTTGAGAATTTGCTAGTTAATGTAGACAAGTTTGTGTTTCCCGCCGATTTCGTCATTCTCGACATGGAAGCGGATGAGAGAGTTCCCATTATCCTTGGTCGTCCATTCTTACGTACCGCCAAAGCACTCATAGACGTTCATGATGGTAAGATCACCCTTAGGGTCGGTGAGGAGAGTGTCACCTTTGAGATAGAGCGTTCCATGAACCACCCGAGTGGTTCTGATGACTATAGTGGCCCTTGCCATTCTGTTTACTTCTTGAACTCTTTTATCTCATGTGTCGATTATTGTTTAGAGTATTTTAGCGGTGCGGGCCAAGTGGTAGGAGAGAAGGTAGAAGAGGAGTTGATGAGGGTAGATGAAGTTAAAGAGAAGGGGATTCCTTTAGTTCCCGAAGTGTTAGCCGTTAGTGAGGACACCACCCAACCCCCACCCTTAGAGCTTAAGGTACTTCCATCGCATTTAGAGTATGCTTTCTTTGGGGAGGCATCCGAGCTACCTGTCATTATCTTGTCAAAATTGGAAGAGGAAGAGAAGTTGAGATTGTTGGAGGTGTTGAGGGCCAACAAAGAGGCCATTGCATGGAGGTTGTCTGACATCAAGGGCATAAGCCCTTCTTATTGCACCCACCGAATACTCATGGAAGATGATTATAAACCGGTGGTGCAACTACAAAGGCGGCTCAACCCCAACATGTAA
- the LOC110933774 gene encoding uncharacterized protein LOC110933774 — protein sequence MEVFMDDFSVYGNSFDECLKNLNKMLKRCVETKLMLNWEKCHFMVMEGIVLGHKISRDGTEVDRAKIDTISRLPPPTSVKSIRSFLGHAGFYRRFIRDFSKITRPMTRLLEKDIPFVFDEECLKSFNVLKEQLVSAPILISPDWSLPFELMCDASDYAVGAVLGQRKDKHFHPIDKRGAENVAADHLSRPEDPQREEIHEEEIGDTFPHESIKFVEAKKEGLPWYCDIVNYLSSGNTDRGDRILRRCVSREEGWNIIKRVHEGLTGGHHGAYATAQKVFDCGFYWPSVLRDTVEFVKTCDACQRTGNISGKDEMPQNPIQVLEVFDVWGIDFMGPFPNSKRNRYILVAIDYMSKWVEAQALPTNEARVVLKFLKKLFSRFGTPKALISDRGTHFCNALMEKLLARYGVTHRLSTAYLPQTSGQVENANCGIKRILEKTIGKNRKD from the exons atggaggttttcatggatgatttttcggtgTATGGCAACTCCTTTGATGAGTGTTTGAAGAATCTCAACAAGATGTTGAAGCGGTGTGTCGAGACAAAGCttatgttgaattgggagaagtgtcacttcatggtgaTGGAAGGTATTGTGCTAGGACACAAAATTTCTAGGGATGGTACAGAGGTAGATCGTGCGAAGATAGATACCATTAGTAGGTTACCTCCACCCACAAGTGTTAAGTCGATCCGGAGTTTTCTAGGGCATGCGGGCTTCTATAGACGCTTCATTAGGGATTTCTCTAAAATCACCCGCCCCATGACCCGTTTGCTAGAGAAAGATATTCCATTCGTCTTCGACGAGGAGTGTCTTAAATCCTTCAACGTTTTGAAGGAGCAGCTTGTTAGTGCACCTATTCTTATCTCGCCCGACTGGAGCTTGCCGTTTGAGCTCATGTGCGATGCGAGTGACTATGCCGTTGGAGCGGTATTAGGACAAAGAAAGGACAAGCACTTCCACCCTAT AGACAAGAGAGGGGCTGAAAACGTAGCGGCCGATCATCTATCGCGTCCAGAGGACCCCCAGAGAGAAGAGATTCATGAGGAGGAGATAGGAGATACGTTCCCTCACGAGTCTATAAAGTTTGTTGAGGCCAAAAAGGAAGGATTGCCTTGGTATTGTGACATAGTGAACTATCTTTCTAGTGGCAATACT GATAGGGGAGATAGGATTTTAAGACGTTGTGTGTCGAGAGAAGAGGGTTGGAACATCATAAAACGTGTGCATGAAGGCCTCAcgggaggacatcatggtgcatACGCCACCGCTCAAAAGGTGTTTGATTGCGGTTTTTATTGGCCTAGCGTACTTCGAGATACCGTTGAGTtcgtaaagacatgtgatgcttgtcaaCGAACCGGCAATATTTCCGGCAAAGATGAGATGCCTCAAAACCCTATCCAAGTGTTGGAGGTTTTTGACGTTTGGggcatcgatttcatgggaccctttcCCAACTCCAAAAGAAACCGTTACATACTTGTGGCGATTGACTACATGTCTAAGTGGGTTGAGGCTCAAGCTCTTCCTACAAACGAAGCCCGAGTAGTCTTGAAATTCCTTAAAAAGCTCTTTTCCCGTTTCGGTACCCCAAAAGCCTTAATTAGTGACCGTGGTACTCACTTTTGCAATGCATTGATGGAAAAATTGCTTGCACGCTATGGAGTCACTCATCGTTTGTCTACCGCATATCTTCCACAGACGAGTGGTCAAGTGGAGAATGCAAATTGCGGTATCAAACGAATCTTAGAGAAAACAATCGGTAAGAATAGGAAGGATTGA